In one window of Niallia sp. Man26 DNA:
- a CDS encoding MurR/RpiR family transcriptional regulator encodes MTSVNILVRIESIIEELPKSERKVAQYILENANDIVRMSVHELAMHANASSAAVIRLCRSIGVEGYSDLKLSLSSQFSHSLKSSFSDIEKNETTQSIKEKIVSNSVQVIKETALELDDEMIDKAIESIKHADVVYVYGLGASSLVANDIMQKWSRLGKVVVAIQDAHIYASILSGASKNCIFFCVSNTGETTEVLRLVDIAKESGCQTIGLTRFGHNTLSQKVGLSLQYVRAPEAQFRSAATSSIFAQFLTIDIIFYAYVSKYYDDSIEKIVNSRNAVMEFTQKNKG; translated from the coding sequence ATGACTTCCGTTAATATATTAGTGAGAATTGAAAGTATTATTGAAGAGCTGCCCAAGTCAGAAAGAAAGGTCGCACAATACATATTAGAAAATGCCAATGATATTGTACGAATGTCTGTTCATGAATTGGCTATGCATGCAAATGCCAGCAGTGCTGCGGTCATCCGCTTATGCCGTTCCATTGGAGTGGAAGGCTATTCAGATTTAAAGCTGTCTCTTTCATCCCAATTTTCCCATTCTTTGAAAAGCAGCTTTTCTGATATTGAAAAAAACGAAACAACCCAGTCCATTAAGGAAAAGATTGTCTCGAATTCAGTACAGGTTATTAAAGAAACTGCTTTAGAATTAGATGATGAAATGATTGATAAAGCAATTGAAAGTATAAAGCATGCAGATGTTGTATATGTGTATGGTTTAGGAGCTTCATCTCTTGTAGCAAATGATATTATGCAAAAATGGTCCCGCTTAGGAAAAGTCGTTGTAGCAATCCAAGATGCCCATATTTATGCTTCCATCCTTTCAGGAGCTTCAAAAAATTGCATCTTCTTCTGTGTGTCGAATACAGGTGAGACAACGGAAGTACTTCGCCTTGTTGATATCGCAAAGGAGTCTGGCTGTCAAACCATTGGACTAACCCGTTTTGGTCATAATACCTTATCACAAAAGGTTGGATTATCCTTACAATATGTGCGCGCACCAGAAGCACAGTTCCGCAGTGCTGCTACAAGCTCGATATTCGCCCAATTCCTAACAATCGATATTATCTTTTATGCCTACGTATCTAAGTATTATGATGATAGTATTGAAAAAATTGTAAACTCGCGAAACGCAGTAATGGAGTTCACCCAGAAAAATAAAGGATAA
- a CDS encoding DUF871 domain-containing protein has protein sequence MKKLGISLYPEHSTMEKDKQYLQLAHNYGFEKVFTCLLSVNGQQKDIMKNFKEICSFANDLEMKVMVDIAPRVLTALGISYNNLSFFADMGAYGIRLDAGFSGNEEAIMTHNPFGLKIEINMSNATNYLDNIIAYQPNRDNLVGSHNFYPHRYAGLSYSHFNKCCDLFKKHNISTAAFINSQAATFGPWPVTEGLCTLEMHRNLPIGTQAKHLFATGLIDEVVIANAYASEAEMKVLSQLNSNILTFKTELYNTITELEKKIVLDEFHFYRGDVSDYLIRSTQSRVKYKQEDFKATNTPNIRRGDILIENERYGQYKGELQIALQDMENSGKTNVVGRIVPEEVFLLDFLQPWGKFQFTLE, from the coding sequence ATGAAAAAGTTAGGAATATCCCTATATCCTGAGCATTCCACAATGGAAAAAGATAAACAATATCTTCAACTGGCCCATAATTACGGCTTTGAAAAGGTGTTTACATGTCTGTTGTCCGTTAATGGTCAACAGAAGGACATTATGAAAAATTTTAAAGAAATTTGTTCTTTTGCAAATGATTTAGAGATGAAAGTAATGGTCGATATAGCACCGAGAGTTTTAACTGCTTTAGGAATTTCCTATAATAACCTGTCATTCTTTGCAGACATGGGTGCTTATGGCATTCGCCTAGATGCAGGTTTTTCTGGAAATGAAGAAGCAATCATGACACATAATCCCTTTGGGCTAAAGATTGAAATTAATATGAGCAATGCTACTAATTATTTAGATAATATTATCGCTTATCAGCCTAATCGAGATAATTTAGTAGGTTCCCACAATTTTTATCCGCATCGTTATGCAGGTTTAAGTTATTCCCATTTCAACAAATGCTGTGATCTGTTTAAAAAGCATAATATAAGCACAGCTGCTTTTATTAATTCACAAGCAGCAACATTTGGACCGTGGCCAGTTACTGAAGGGTTGTGCACACTAGAAATGCATCGTAACCTTCCAATAGGAACACAGGCTAAACACTTATTTGCGACAGGTCTGATAGACGAAGTGGTCATTGCTAATGCCTATGCTTCAGAAGCCGAAATGAAGGTGCTAAGTCAGCTTAACAGCAACATACTGACCTTCAAAACAGAATTATATAACACGATCACAGAGCTTGAGAAAAAAATTGTGCTAGATGAATTTCATTTTTACAGGGGTGATGTTTCCGATTATTTAATCAGGTCTACGCAATCACGAGTGAAATATAAACAGGAAGACTTTAAAGCAACAAACACTCCTAACATTCGCCGCGGAGATATTCTTATAGAAAATGAGCGATACGGGCAGTACAAAGGAGAGCTGCAAATCGCTCTGCAAGATATGGAAAACTCGGGAAAGACAAATGTGGTTGGCCGTATTGTTCCTGAGGAAGTATTTTTATTAGATTTTCTGCAGCCATGGGGGAAATTTCAATTTACATTAGAATAG
- a CDS encoding kinase, which yields MESKLIILRGNSGSGKTTVAKSIQDHYGTATLLVSQDTIRRDMLKVHDREGNLSIDLIRQVAEYGKSKCKYVIVEGILNKIRYGNMLHNLIDFYDGKAFTYYFDLTFEETVKRHNTRDKKLEFGEDAMRSWWTPNDYLGVAGERKLTNELSHKEVVKLIVRNLEEEGK from the coding sequence ATGGAATCTAAGTTAATAATTTTGCGTGGAAATTCAGGCAGCGGTAAAACTACTGTAGCAAAGAGTATTCAAGACCATTATGGTACTGCCACACTGTTAGTTTCCCAGGATACAATCCGCCGAGATATGCTAAAGGTTCACGATAGAGAAGGGAACCTATCTATTGATCTGATTCGTCAAGTTGCTGAATATGGAAAGAGCAAATGTAAATATGTTATTGTCGAAGGGATACTGAATAAAATCCGCTACGGTAACATGCTCCATAACCTAATTGATTTCTATGATGGAAAGGCATTTACCTATTACTTTGATCTAACATTCGAAGAAACAGTCAAACGCCATAATACCCGTGATAAGAAGTTGGAGTTTGGAGAAGATGCCATGCGCTCCTGGTGGACTCCTAACGATTACTTAGGAGTGGCTGGTGAAAGAAAATTGACTAATGAATTGTCACATAAAGAGGTAGTAAAGTTAATTGTGAGAAATCTGGAAGAAGAAGGTAAATGA
- the metE gene encoding 5-methyltetrahydropteroyltriglutamate--homocysteine S-methyltransferase — protein MKLISTVIGYPYIGENREWKRCVESFWNQKISKEQFIADMKAIRLNNLKRQQAFGLDLLTVGDFTFYDRMLDLAAMFGLVPSRYEWSGKEVDLTTYYTMARGGKDAVACEMTKWFNTNYHYIVPEYENKQLSLTNNYILDYFIEAKEELGLLTKPTIIGPFTFVQLAKGYDKKAKESFVLKLLPLYTQVFQQLIDAGAEWIQVEEPALVLTLSEEDIKLVKEIYKQLSIEVPAAKIMLQTYFEALSAYQELTQLPVAGIGLDFVHGGEGNIRSIQKYGFPEEKVLGIGLVNGRDIWKADLVEKAATTQSCLALSGVKEAWIQSSCSLQHVPVTTVSEKALDAALQDALSFADEKIAELIQVTSYVRNETLTNEIALTQSKLKIDALARHEARNNHNVGQLVSSVQPQHFSRPAVFKERQALQQEELQLPDFPTTTIGSFPQSDQVKRTRTAWRKKEITDAEYAQFVKNETARWIEIQEDIGLDVLVTGEFERTDMVEYFGEKLRGIAFTKQAWVVSYGSRCVKPPIIYGDVEWIAPMTVKEVIEAQELTEKYVKGMLTGPITILNWSFVRDDISREQVANQIALALREEISVLEEAGIAIIQVDEPALREGLPLRKEKWGEYLEWAVNAFKLATSSVKNETQIHTHMCYCEFNDFLDTIRALDADVISIETSRSHGELIHSLKQNAYELGIGLGVYDIHSPRVPSIQEIETILNDSLEVIAKEQFWVNPDCGLKTRREEETVQSLKNMVAATQKLREQVKQTV, from the coding sequence ATGAAATTAATTAGTACTGTTATTGGCTACCCTTACATTGGTGAAAATCGGGAATGGAAGCGTTGTGTCGAATCTTTTTGGAATCAGAAAATTTCAAAAGAGCAATTTATTGCTGATATGAAAGCAATTAGACTGAATAACTTGAAACGCCAGCAAGCATTTGGCCTGGATTTACTCACTGTCGGAGACTTTACTTTTTATGACCGTATGCTTGATTTAGCTGCAATGTTCGGTTTAGTGCCAAGCCGTTATGAGTGGTCTGGAAAAGAAGTAGATTTGACAACATACTACACAATGGCACGCGGCGGGAAAGATGCTGTAGCTTGTGAAATGACAAAATGGTTTAACACAAACTATCACTATATTGTTCCTGAATATGAAAATAAGCAATTGTCGCTGACAAATAACTATATTTTAGATTATTTTATAGAGGCAAAGGAAGAATTAGGACTTTTAACGAAGCCTACAATTATTGGACCGTTTACGTTCGTACAGCTAGCGAAAGGTTATGATAAAAAAGCAAAAGAATCGTTTGTATTAAAGCTTTTACCGCTGTATACACAAGTGTTTCAACAGCTTATTGATGCAGGAGCAGAGTGGATTCAGGTCGAGGAGCCTGCATTAGTACTGACACTAAGCGAAGAAGATATTAAGCTTGTTAAAGAAATTTACAAGCAATTATCAATAGAAGTGCCAGCCGCAAAAATCATGCTGCAAACGTACTTTGAGGCACTTTCCGCATATCAGGAGCTGACACAACTGCCTGTTGCTGGGATTGGTCTTGATTTTGTTCATGGAGGAGAGGGAAATATCCGCTCTATCCAAAAATATGGTTTCCCTGAAGAGAAAGTATTAGGGATTGGACTAGTAAATGGACGAGATATTTGGAAGGCAGATTTAGTAGAAAAAGCGGCAACAACACAGTCTTGTTTAGCATTAAGCGGTGTTAAGGAGGCTTGGATTCAATCATCCTGCAGTCTGCAGCATGTACCTGTTACAACTGTTTCTGAAAAAGCACTAGATGCTGCTTTACAGGATGCTCTGTCGTTCGCAGATGAGAAAATAGCAGAGTTGATTCAAGTAACGTCTTATGTACGAAACGAAACGTTGACAAATGAAATTGCCCTTACACAGAGTAAACTGAAAATTGATGCACTGGCAAGGCATGAAGCAAGAAATAATCACAATGTTGGTCAGCTGGTTTCTAGCGTGCAGCCTCAGCATTTTTCACGACCTGCTGTCTTTAAGGAACGACAAGCATTACAGCAAGAAGAACTGCAATTACCGGATTTTCCAACAACAACAATCGGCAGCTTCCCGCAGTCTGATCAGGTGAAGCGGACACGAACAGCATGGCGTAAAAAGGAAATTACCGATGCTGAATATGCACAGTTTGTCAAAAATGAAACAGCACGCTGGATAGAAATCCAGGAAGACATCGGACTTGATGTGTTAGTAACTGGAGAATTCGAGCGGACAGATATGGTCGAATACTTTGGTGAAAAGCTTAGAGGAATCGCCTTTACAAAGCAAGCATGGGTCGTTTCATATGGTTCACGGTGTGTGAAGCCGCCAATTATATATGGCGATGTAGAATGGATCGCTCCGATGACAGTGAAAGAAGTCATAGAAGCACAAGAGTTAACGGAAAAATATGTGAAAGGCATGTTAACAGGGCCAATTACCATTCTAAACTGGTCTTTCGTCCGTGATGATATATCCCGAGAACAAGTAGCAAATCAAATAGCGTTAGCATTGAGAGAGGAAATTAGCGTGTTAGAGGAAGCGGGCATTGCGATTATTCAAGTAGATGAACCGGCACTGCGTGAAGGCCTGCCGTTACGTAAGGAAAAATGGGGGGAATATTTAGAGTGGGCAGTGAATGCATTTAAGCTTGCCACATCAAGTGTAAAGAATGAAACACAAATTCATACACATATGTGCTATTGTGAGTTCAATGACTTTTTAGACACTATTCGCGCCTTAGATGCAGACGTCATTTCAATTGAAACGTCGAGAAGTCACGGAGAGCTGATTCATTCACTTAAGCAAAACGCATATGAGCTAGGCATTGGATTAGGTGTGTATGATATTCACAGTCCGCGTGTTCCAAGTATTCAAGAAATTGAAACAATCTTAAACGACAGCCTAGAAGTTATTGCAAAAGAACAGTTCTGGGTGAATCCTGACTGCGGCTTGAAAACACGACGCGAGGAAGAAACAGTACAATCCCTTAAAAACATGGTAGCGGCAACACAGAAATTACGTGAGCAGGTTAAACAAACGGTATAA
- a CDS encoding PTS sugar transporter subunit IIC — MDKFVDFLERNLSTPMAKLSEQKHLRAIRDGVVSALPFIIFGSIFLIIAFPPVSADSAIAAWASKHAAEILIPYRLTMFIMTLYITFGIGYSLSQSYKIDPLSGALLSTAAFLFTIGVQTVEEVGFVLPMANLGGHGLFVGMIVSIFSVEILRLCKSKKIMIKMPSSVPPSVARSFEALIPVTLVLTVMALITVVFGIDTHSIVGKAVAPLIKAGDTYLGVILPTFLITFFWSFGIHGVSVVGAVARPVWEVYLANNSAAVAAGNNIPHIAPETFFQWFIWIGGSGATLGLVIAMLLTAKSKYSKAMAKTTIIPSLFNINEPVIFGVPIVLNPLLIIPFIITPLVGATIAYIATAIGMVSPTYVMVPWTLPAPIGAYLATGGDWRAIVIVLINLVLSVLIYLPFFKIYDNKLVTQESEEKSAA, encoded by the coding sequence ATGGATAAGTTTGTAGACTTTTTAGAAAGAAATCTTTCTACTCCCATGGCAAAGCTATCTGAGCAAAAACATTTACGGGCTATCCGCGACGGGGTGGTTTCCGCATTGCCGTTTATAATCTTTGGCAGTATCTTTCTGATTATTGCTTTTCCACCAGTGAGTGCTGATTCTGCTATTGCAGCTTGGGCGAGTAAACATGCAGCAGAAATCTTAATTCCGTACCGGTTAACAATGTTTATCATGACTTTATATATCACGTTTGGAATAGGCTATAGTTTATCTCAAAGCTATAAGATTGATCCTCTTTCTGGTGCGCTGCTTTCTACTGCTGCATTCTTATTTACGATTGGTGTCCAAACGGTAGAGGAGGTCGGCTTTGTCCTGCCGATGGCTAATCTTGGAGGACATGGTCTGTTTGTTGGTATGATCGTTTCGATTTTTTCTGTAGAAATTCTCCGTTTATGCAAATCGAAGAAAATTATGATAAAAATGCCAAGTTCTGTGCCGCCTTCTGTCGCAAGGTCGTTTGAAGCGTTAATACCTGTGACCCTCGTATTAACCGTTATGGCGCTTATTACTGTCGTTTTTGGGATAGATACCCATTCGATTGTAGGCAAAGCAGTTGCACCACTCATTAAAGCCGGTGATACGTATCTTGGAGTCATTCTGCCAACATTTTTAATTACTTTCTTTTGGTCCTTTGGAATTCACGGTGTCTCCGTTGTTGGAGCAGTTGCCCGCCCCGTTTGGGAAGTGTATTTAGCTAATAACTCCGCAGCAGTTGCGGCTGGAAACAATATTCCGCATATTGCTCCTGAAACATTTTTTCAATGGTTTATTTGGATTGGCGGATCTGGTGCAACATTAGGATTAGTCATTGCGATGTTATTAACAGCAAAATCAAAATATAGTAAAGCAATGGCAAAGACTACGATTATTCCAAGCTTATTTAATATTAACGAGCCGGTAATCTTTGGTGTCCCGATTGTATTAAATCCACTATTAATTATTCCATTCATTATTACGCCATTAGTGGGAGCAACTATTGCCTATATAGCAACAGCAATCGGAATGGTCAGCCCAACCTATGTAATGGTGCCATGGACCTTGCCAGCTCCAATTGGTGCCTATTTAGCAACAGGCGGGGACTGGAGAGCTATTGTAATAGTTCTTATTAATCTGGTTCTTTCTGTGCTTATCTATTTACCATTCTTTAAAATATATGATAATAAGCTCGTCACCCAAGAAAGCGAAGAAAAATCCGCAGCGTAA
- the anmK gene encoding anhydro-N-acetylmuramic acid kinase AnmK, with amino-acid sequence MAYVVGLMSGTSLDGVDVALVKIDGCGMKTKVELIEFMSFPYSKDIKKEIHDSFSIETSNSALICSLNFKLGEIFAAAVTDVCKKAKLALEDLDVIGSHGQTIYHQPYQTEGLSPSTLQIGEPAVIAYQTKTAVVSNFRTMDMAAGGQGAPLVPYTELLLYGSREKSIILQNIGGIGNATVLPKAAAIEDVQAFDTGPGNMIIDYLCEKFYGVPFDNKGEIAKTGNVNKELLEHCMEIPFILASPPKSTGRELFGTALVDSLVNAYPQVSEHDFVTTMTMFTAKSIAENYKKFIFPTTKIDEVVIGGGGSYNKMLLVMLQQELSEFCQVIRQEDLGFSSEAKEAIAFAILANETMNNLPSNVPKATGAKQALILGNITPVPF; translated from the coding sequence TTGGCATATGTTGTAGGCCTTATGTCTGGAACATCATTAGATGGAGTTGATGTGGCATTAGTCAAAATAGACGGCTGCGGTATGAAAACAAAGGTTGAACTGATTGAATTTATGTCGTTTCCTTATTCCAAAGACATAAAAAAGGAAATCCATGATTCATTTTCAATTGAAACTTCAAACAGCGCACTAATCTGTTCTTTAAATTTTAAGCTCGGTGAAATTTTTGCAGCTGCTGTTACCGATGTTTGTAAAAAGGCAAAGCTTGCCTTGGAAGACCTTGATGTCATCGGATCACATGGACAAACCATTTATCATCAGCCCTATCAAACAGAAGGCTTGAGCCCGTCTACCTTACAAATTGGCGAGCCAGCTGTTATTGCCTATCAAACAAAAACAGCTGTAGTATCTAATTTCCGTACAATGGATATGGCGGCAGGAGGACAAGGTGCACCACTAGTTCCATATACAGAGCTTCTTTTATATGGCAGCAGGGAAAAATCGATAATTCTTCAGAATATAGGCGGTATTGGAAATGCCACCGTTTTGCCGAAGGCTGCTGCCATAGAAGATGTGCAGGCGTTTGATACCGGTCCGGGAAACATGATAATAGATTATCTTTGCGAAAAGTTTTACGGGGTTCCTTTTGATAATAAAGGAGAAATTGCAAAAACCGGCAATGTTAATAAAGAATTGCTGGAACACTGTATGGAAATTCCGTTTATCCTTGCTTCACCACCAAAATCAACAGGGAGAGAATTATTTGGCACAGCATTAGTAGACTCCCTAGTAAATGCCTATCCGCAAGTTTCCGAACATGATTTTGTGACAACAATGACCATGTTTACCGCAAAGTCCATAGCTGAAAACTATAAAAAGTTTATCTTTCCCACAACTAAAATAGACGAAGTTGTTATTGGCGGAGGCGGGTCTTACAATAAAATGCTGCTTGTGATGCTACAACAAGAGCTTTCAGAGTTTTGTCAGGTAATAAGGCAGGAGGATTTAGGTTTTTCATCTGAAGCAAAAGAAGCAATAGCGTTTGCTATCTTAGCAAACGAAACGATGAATAATTTACCAAGCAATGTTCCTAAAGCAACAGGAGCTAAGCAGGCGCTTATCCTTGGTAACATTACACCAGTTCCATTTTAA
- a CDS encoding PTS sugar transporter subunit IIB — MKVLFVCSGGMSSSILVNTLKKEAKNDGLILDVLAVGATDFASEIRNGWDVAMVAPQVRHRYDSFKESADEAGVPCGVIPSQAYSPLGGPALLKLLHELTKK; from the coding sequence ATGAAAGTTTTGTTTGTATGTTCTGGTGGAATGTCTAGTTCCATTTTGGTGAACACACTAAAAAAAGAAGCCAAAAATGATGGCTTAATATTGGATGTATTAGCAGTTGGCGCGACTGACTTTGCTTCGGAAATCCGCAACGGTTGGGATGTGGCAATGGTTGCTCCTCAAGTCAGACACCGTTATGACAGTTTTAAAGAATCTGCTGATGAAGCAGGTGTTCCTTGTGGGGTTATCCCTTCACAAGCCTACAGCCCCCTTGGCGGACCAGCTTTATTAAAGCTACTGCACGAATTAACCAAGAAATAA
- a CDS encoding bifunctional homocysteine S-methyltransferase/methylenetetrahydrofolate reductase has product MNFRDELKKRILIGDGAMGTLLYSNGIDNCYEELNITHPDRIETIHTAYLEAGADILQSNTYGANYFKLKRYGLEEDVSSINRKGISIARKAAKGKAFVFGTIGASRSFRKSDLELDEIKRSFREQLYSQLMENPDGLLLETYYDLEELETVLKIARNETELPIIANVSLHENSYLQDGVHLNDAFLKLEALGADAVGINCHLGPHHMIRSLEEVPLPNSAFLSVYPNASLPEYIDGRFVYEAVPDYFGSSAVSLREQGARIIGGCCGTTPKHIAAVKKALGNLTPITKKQIKVRKIEVIEVAKSESKKGLHEKAKSERTILVELDPPKKLGIKEFMRGAKTLHQAGVDSITLADNSLASPRISNVALGTKLKNEIGSEPLIHITCRDRNMIGLQSHLMGLQTLGLSELLIVTGDPSKLGDFPGATSVYDLSSFDLISLVKQFNEGLSYSGQSLGQRTNFKIAAAFNPNVRHLDKAVQRLEKKIACGAQSFLTQPIFSVNQLEEVYEATKHLETPIFTGIMPLTSARNAEFIHNEVPGIKLPDDVRQAMASCGNDPLKARLEGIAIAKELVAAAAEKFKGIYLITPFLRFEMTEELTKYIRELDSERFVEVTAT; this is encoded by the coding sequence ATGAATTTTCGGGATGAGTTGAAAAAGCGAATTTTGATTGGTGATGGAGCCATGGGTACCCTTCTCTATTCAAACGGAATTGATAATTGCTATGAAGAGCTCAATATTACCCATCCTGATCGGATTGAAACTATTCATACTGCTTACTTGGAAGCAGGAGCAGATATACTCCAATCCAATACATATGGTGCGAACTACTTTAAATTAAAACGATATGGCTTGGAGGAAGATGTTAGCAGCATCAACAGAAAAGGCATATCCATTGCCAGAAAAGCAGCCAAAGGAAAAGCATTTGTATTTGGAACTATCGGTGCGTCAAGAAGCTTTCGTAAGTCTGATCTCGAGTTGGATGAAATTAAAAGAAGCTTTCGTGAGCAATTATACAGCCAGCTGATGGAGAATCCTGATGGCCTGCTTTTAGAAACGTATTATGACTTAGAAGAATTAGAGACAGTATTAAAGATTGCTCGCAATGAAACAGAACTTCCAATTATTGCTAATGTTTCTTTACATGAAAACAGCTATTTACAGGATGGTGTCCATTTAAATGATGCCTTTCTCAAATTAGAGGCATTAGGCGCAGACGCTGTTGGAATCAATTGTCATTTAGGACCACATCATATGATTCGCTCTCTCGAAGAAGTGCCGCTCCCTAACAGCGCCTTTCTTTCCGTCTATCCGAATGCCAGCCTTCCAGAATATATAGACGGACGTTTCGTTTACGAAGCGGTCCCTGACTATTTCGGCTCAAGTGCCGTAAGTTTGCGTGAACAAGGAGCACGGATTATTGGGGGCTGTTGCGGAACAACACCAAAACATATTGCAGCAGTAAAAAAAGCACTTGGAAATCTTACACCAATTACGAAAAAACAGATTAAAGTGCGTAAAATTGAAGTAATAGAAGTTGCTAAAAGTGAAAGTAAAAAAGGGCTGCATGAAAAAGCGAAGTCCGAACGAACGATTCTTGTTGAACTGGACCCGCCCAAAAAACTGGGGATTAAAGAATTTATGAGAGGTGCGAAAACACTGCATCAAGCAGGTGTCGACTCCATCACACTAGCAGATAATTCTTTAGCCAGCCCGCGCATAAGCAATGTCGCTCTCGGAACAAAGCTGAAGAACGAGATTGGCTCAGAGCCTCTTATTCATATTACTTGCCGTGACAGAAATATGATCGGCTTGCAGTCCCACCTGATGGGCTTGCAAACTCTTGGACTAAGTGAACTATTAATTGTGACTGGCGACCCTTCCAAGCTTGGTGATTTTCCAGGGGCAACAAGTGTTTATGATTTGTCATCATTTGATTTAATTAGTCTTGTCAAACAGTTTAACGAAGGGTTGTCGTATTCGGGACAAAGTCTAGGGCAGCGCACCAATTTCAAAATAGCAGCAGCCTTTAATCCGAATGTCCGCCATCTGGATAAAGCAGTCCAACGACTAGAGAAGAAAATAGCATGCGGCGCTCAATCTTTTTTGACCCAGCCAATTTTTTCTGTAAACCAGTTGGAAGAGGTATATGAAGCTACTAAACATCTTGAAACACCTATTTTTACTGGTATTATGCCGCTAACAAGCGCTCGAAATGCTGAATTTATCCATAACGAAGTGCCAGGCATAAAGCTGCCCGATGATGTCAGGCAGGCGATGGCCTCATGCGGCAATGACCCATTAAAGGCCAGGCTTGAGGGAATTGCAATTGCTAAGGAACTAGTAGCTGCCGCTGCAGAAAAATTTAAAGGAATTTATTTAATCACGCCTTTCTTACGATTTGAAATGACGGAGGAGCTAACAAAGTATATTAGAGAACTGGACAGTGAGCGCTTTGTTGAAGTGACTGCTACCTGA